From Dromaius novaehollandiae isolate bDroNov1 chromosome 22, bDroNov1.hap1, whole genome shotgun sequence:
ACATTCATGTTCTACGCAGAGGCGAAACCTCTATCTGCGCTGTGCCCCCCGTGTTGCATTTAATAAACTCATTTTCTATTTGATACAGTTACATCTGTTCTCTTATTTTAAAAGTCTCTTATCTCAGCAAGGCTCCCGGCCGCGTGGCCTCGAACGCACACCCCTGGCAGACGGCAGGCCGCAGGTGCTGGCTGGTGGGCCTGAGGAGCTGCTGCCACGTGGTCTGGCATCTCCGCTCAGCAGCTGCCCAGCCGTACTACCAAAGTCCTCGCTAATAAATATTCTTCTGGTTTTCAACAGAAGCCCTTCTGGTCCCCATCATCTTCTGGGCCTGGGGATGTCTTGAACTTCTCTTCGGTTTGCCTGAAGGCAACAGGCACCTGCTGGAAGGCCGAAGAGAGATGGTAAAAACGAAGGAAGGCTGCACATATTTCTACAGCAACAAGCAGTTTTGCTCTGAGAGGTTCAATACTGTGCACCCAGGTCAAACTTTAtgagaagaacaaaaaattaaCCCATTTTTCCATCATCTCTGGGAGCAGGCACGGAATATATTAGCTGTAGAACAGCCCTTAGTCAAGGCAGGGTCCAAGTACTCTGTAGCACCGATAGCAGCAGCTGCTGTCTTCAAACCTGTACCAACTTGACACGTGCCTCCCAATTTCACGCTACCAGCAAATTCCATCAGTAGGTTCAACAGATGCTCCAAGAACATCAATGGAAACATCAACGAAGAGCTGTTCCAAGAAGGCTCCTTTAAAgaccagcagcacagctccttcGGCCCTCCAGCCCGGCAACGCCCCATCTACCCAGTGTCCTCACATCACGTCCCGCGTTGCTCCCGTGAGCTTCACCCGTCTTCTAAGAACACCCCACCTTCTCTGGTCTAATAATTTCTTATGCAGCACTGTAAGATAGTGACTGACCTCCAGAAAGCATACATTTATCACGCTTCTTGTCCGAATCATCTGCTTTATCACAAAAGTTATCAGATTAATCTAGCCCTGATTTTGATAAACCCCTGTTGCACTTCTGTTTTCATGTTACTCCTTTCACCTCATTTTACGAGCATTAACAAGGGCATGTGTCCATACAAGCAAAGCTCTCTGTTTACCCTTGGAGCTTATGGAAAATGCACACACTCCCAGGGAACCTACGTGTTAATCTCGCATGCTGAGTGCATTCCAGCTACGTGCCCAGAGATTCAGCATGCGGCTGATATAATCAAACTGACTTTTCAACGGCTTCTTCAAAGCGCTTTTGAAACGTTAACAAGTTTATTACCAAATATGGTTGACTAATCAGCCATGTTTTCTGATTCATGCTTTACATGTCGGATAAAGGGCCTTATCTGTGCTGAAGGGTCACTTCTAGCTCAGTGGAAAGCAACTCATTCCAAAGGTCTGGACCTCTCGCAAAGGCTGCTCTTTATGCGGTTTCTAACATATCCAACTTACCTGTGAACGGACCACCCAACACACGGGCCTTCAGTTAGTGCAGGAACTGATTAATGAAACGCGGCGCCCTGCCAAGCAAACTCAAGGGAACTTGATTCCCGTCCAGTTGCAGTGTGTCTCCTggtgctgctttttctcctgctgcagcctctctcctggtGCTGCTTCTCCTTTGAGCAGGTTCTCTGGAGTCGAGCTGATCTGAGCAGTGGTTATGGGGTCTTCATGggtctcttctccctccttttaAAACCACTCATGTAAGAGCTGTTTGCATTTAACATCCAAGAAGGCTCAAAGGCCTCCCCAGACTTTTAACACCATTTAGGCGGCTGGCCAGGAAACATGCACAAGTCCCACAGAAAACTCCTCTTTATAAATTCGTACTTTGCATAAAATGTTTCACCAGTGCCCGCACCGGTGTGTTTACTATGATCTCTGGTGTAAATCCAATTAATGCAAACACTGCAAAGATAAATCTGGTGCAGTAAGTCTTAACTTCTCCTATAAGACAAGAATACATGCAGCAAGAAAAACCACTCCATATAGCTATACTAGCACCcgagaaaataaagaatattgcTATTGGCAATATAAAGTGAGAAATTTTGTTTCAGCGCTTGCAATCATCACATTTAAACTCACTCACCATGGGTCAGATCTCCTTACCTTCTTCCCTGCACAAAAAATCAAGGAGAATAACAGCCAAAGGTGATGAGGTAACTTCAGAAATACTGATAAACAATAAGTATTTATGGTAATATCAACATATTACCAAAAACATTTTCCATGCagaacaggatttttaaaaaggttttggATAGTGTTTTTTTAGTGGATTTCAGGTTTACAGGAAAAGATGTATAAAGCCTAGAATAAATCTCCTGAAACATACTTACATTTGATGAACATTCATTAAGACAAGTGCTGAATTTCTGGGGATAAGGAATactgagagagaaaaattaactTGCCTAAGTCCCGACATGGATTTACataaaggcaaaacaaaagcttAGAAGTTAGTATGATGAACTATTTCTGTGTTCCCCAATACTTACCCAAAGCTGAACTATTAGTTTATTTGCTGACTTGCAAAATCTTATTCACCACCTGAGATCTGGACCATAACTTCTATTTGAACACCAAGACTAATCTCTTGGCAAAGTGAGTTGCAAGAGATACATAGGTCTGCTGGGTACGTGCTGTGGCCATGTGGCTCTCAATTAGAGAAACCGCGTATGCAGCTCCAACTTCTCTGCAATACTTGATTTCCATCTAAAGAAAATCCAGGCCCACAAGGCAGACCGAAATCAGTGTGCTCTGAACAGCGGTTAGGTGTAGAAACACTGGGGAGCACGGTGCGGCCTGAGACCATAAGTGGGTTGAGATGCAGCCATGGTGGTCTCAGTCCTGCTCCTGGGGAAGCAGCAAGCTTGGATCCACGGTCAGCAAACGAGACATGTTTTGCCAGGACACCTCaactaagagaaaaataaaggggGGAGTGGACAAAATCCAAACTGTAGAAACTTATAGCCTACTGTTGATTAGCATTAATCACAGGCCTTAAAATCCCCCTTTGAAggcatgaattttttttaatccatcaacACAGAATTTATACGACAGCAACATCACTCCATAGAAAGCAGAATGTCATTTTCCAAGCTATGATAAACCGGTATTTTAAGTTTCCACTGATACAGAAAAAATGAACGGCAAGCCCTGGAGGAGCACAGCTGAAGCCCCAGTGCTCCTTTCTGTGTTGCTAGTGAGGTGGATTAGGTGTAGTTACACCATTAACAGCAAAACATCATTTAGCTCACACTTACAGATCTGTCTTTCAGGAACTGTTTCACGGTAACTGCACAATGTGCAAAGCACAGCACGTTGGATTCACAGGAATTAAGCGCTCCGCGAATGCTACGAGAGCAAAGGTGAGCATCTCAATCCACAGCTCTTTCTGCAAGCAATCTCACAGGTGGCAAGTCAGGCACCTGATTTCGAGAATTCTTGAATTATTAACAAATGGTGCTACGACAACAATTGCATAGCTGCTACAAGGCTGTAACTAAACTAAAAGCTGGAACACTTATTGCTAACCTAATATTAACACATCCTAACCTTTTCTTCCAACAGTAAAACTATAATTTATACTCGCAATACCCATTAGGAAGCAGGTTGTATTCTCTTTGCTTTATAGCAAAGGAAGACAAGGTGGAAATGTTAAGGGATCTGCCAGGAGATGCAAAGGATCGATTCAGTTGCCCACGTGTAGGTGTATCAGACCCTCCGAGAGGCCTTGAGGTACTCGAGGCACCTGCACAGGGCTAGCAAATGTGACACGAGACCTTTGGAAGATGTGTCCTTTTGGAGCAGCAGCCGGAGGCCACGCAAAACACCCCAGGACATCTCAAACGGCAACTGAAACAAGCCTGGGGCGACTGCCTAAGATCCAGGTTTAGACCTCCCGATTTTCCCGGTTTTTGATCACAAGATCAAACGCAGCCATCACACAACAGTCTCTAATAGATGATTTCCCAGCAAACAGATTTCACAAGCAAAGGATGCTGCAACCATTCCCTTTTTCAGTTAGGGTTAAAATGCCTGAAGCATTTCAGAATTTCTGCCTGCAAATTTGTTGCCAAATGAAGGGTTCTACACTTTAaaacacttaagcacatgcttaactggATGCCTGTAGCTGGTCGCATTGACTCATGCCGAGATAACCACATGCTTAAAGATAACTACGAATTCTGCTATTGCGGTCAGAGCAGGGGTTCAGAACAAAACATACTCTGCAGCCAGAAGCAATACAGTCCTTGCCTATAGCGTTGGGTTTTTCCTCTTTGAGACAGAGGGGAGAGGTCTATATAGACACTGCTAAGGACAAACAGCCTTTCATTCGAACTTCTTCCCACCAAGCCCATTTTACTTTTGGCTTTCTCAGAGCTGCGTGACATGGCAAACCAGTTAATGCCTCCTTACGCATACTTCCATTTTTGAAGCAAAATTTTAAATGAGGGGAAAGCATGGGACACAGACAAAAGCCATCTTTTGTGGCTGCAAAACAGACAGCCATTCAGCTGCAATTTTTAaaaggagctgggcagccagctcCCTTATGTTCCTTCGAAAATCGCAGCTAAATTAGGCCAGCTAATGCGGCACAGTTCACTGGACAATATCAGCATGCTCATTCATATGCATAAATGCAGATTTCAGTAATAAAATGTTCTGATGAGTGGTACCCTTGTCAAGGTCTGACTCCCAAAGTttggatttctctttttttaatgcaatcgTTCTTGTCACGGAAGAGCAATTCACATGCAAAACAGCACAGTCGATTTCTAACTAACTCTTTATTAGAGTAAACAAggtcaaatatataaaaattccaAGTTGTTGTGTAAGACAAATCATTAAATATCCCTCTCCCCCACTCACATATTCAGCGCATATTCTATTGCTGGAAAACAAGCCATCTCATTCAGAGTGGATTTTTCAGTAATCCACTGGATTTAATAGATATTCTTCCAAACTGCATCCAAAACCAGAGAATGACAACACAAATACAAGTTacgttcaattttttttttaaaaagtctgttctgAATGTTTATTTCAGAATGGCCTAAATTTAAGCCAAAGCAGGAGAGCATTTTAAAGTAATGCATGTATCActtcttcaaaaggaaaaaaaaaatcaagcccaaTACTTTGAAATTGAATACAGTCACAGACATGAACATTTAGGGCTTTAACAGACATCCGCTACTAATAATACACACTcagtttcaaagaaaatgtgCACCTTTTTACACAATTAAAATGATAACAAAAACAGTCCCATTACTTTTTTGGAGTGAATTTGGCACTGGGAGTGGAATATCCTAAATACTCTGGTCACTAATGGAATTATTTACCAGTCTGGACAAAAGCTCACAGGGCTGACCTGAGACATAGTTTTATGCAGGTAATGGTTTAGATTATTAATCAGGAAAGGGCTAATACAAATAGCAGGTGAAGCAGCTGCGATGAACTGATTGCAAAGGTAATTTAAGCTATTAACAAGAAAGTGCTGCACTGATACAGTTTGTGAAGACAGCAGCAAGGGGAGAAGAATTCTAACTTCTTGCAATTCGGCTGATTAAAGGGCATTCAGAATCATCTCATGGGGTTAAAAGCAACACAACCCTTTTGGGAAGCTGAAAAGAACAACTGAGCCGCAGTGTTTGGGGATAATGAGCGCATTGTAGCCATGCATCAGTGTTTATCTCCAGGCTCCAAATGTCTTTCTCTAGTACTTTCAGACAACATGTTTTTCACCCAGCTTCTCCCGCACACTCGCATCTTTCCACAGGCAAAGCCTCTCTGCCCGTCCCCAGGCAGTGTACTTCTCTTCATCCTCCTGTTTAACTAAGGGAACACCACTAAACTCTCTCACCCCACAACGCTCATCCCACCGGCTAGCTGTCTCAGCCTGCGAGTCCACTTAAGCTTTCAGAGCTGGCTACATACTTAGTATTTTTATCAGTTAAGAGAAAAAGACCATCCCAAAGCTGTCACGTGTGAAATTGTGAGGTTGCTCCTTTCCCAGAATAAGGGGCAGACAGTACTGGCAGAAGAAGGAGCAAGTTTGCTTCCAAAACACAACTACGCTTGGACACTCAAGACTGTCTGGGGTCCCAAAGTGAAAACAGACCATGAAAACAATTCAGCAAAACCTCTGTTTTCAGCAAATGCTTGGGTAAAGCAAAGGGATGTGAGCACGTGCTTGCAGTTTCCATGGGGTAACTCATATCTCCTTAAATTTAACGTAAAGCCTCCACTTAGATGCTCTGCAGAACAGAGCTGGAGAACGGGTTTACATGCGCTCTTCTACGTAGCCTTACGTCTCAGTCCTGCTCCTGAGCAGACTGTAACAAGGGCAGTAAAGACTGAGGTAGCCTCGAAACACGACAGTTCCCCTCCCGCTTGAAACCACCCCCTCCCCATATATGAAATGGGCTAAAACCtaacaaaagagaaaacagagcaagcTCCTGACTACATTATAAATAGTAGCAAAAAAAGCATACAGATTTATCAGCATCTCTCAAACATTAATGCTCATCCTTGCCAAAAAGACACCGCCAAAGGCAGTAAATACCGCGTTTGCCTTTTTCTAATTATAAATTCAAGTTTAATGCCAAGACCACAGAATGCCAAATCTGACTGGTCTCTCAAGCAGAAATCTAAATTATACATATTGCTCTGTCTGAACTTAATTCCTCGGACATAATGGAAGGAAGAGGGGTTGGAATAAGGCATTATCATTTATATTCAGCAACTGCTTTGTAAAAACTCTTGTAGACAGCATGCGTGTGTgctgggtgcgggggggggggaggaaggttACTCCTTGAATGtaaagcatgggaaaaaaaattaccatgacTCCATCTAACCAGATTACTTCGAAAAGACAGAAATTTGTTATCCAAAAGGTATTGTAACAATTTAATGCCCTCAGGGGTGGGGTGTTATATAATAACAGACCTCTAAAACATATGTTTCCATAGATATTACATAAATATGTGGAATTACTGAATACAGTaaatttctgtttactttttttgaatattttacagGAGATCAAGTTTCTCCTCCCTCCTGTTGAATAAAGCTTGCAGGGAGGTCTGACCCCACTCTGCGCTATGGCAGCAATCTTGCTCTGAACACAAGCATTTAATACATATGCATTTTTCCGTAAGTAATTTTCCATAGGTTAAAAAGAACTGTAGCACATATTAATCATAGTATGACTCTTCTGTTTTTAAGTAGCACATCATTTTTGTAAAAGTACAATCAGCAGCACCATTAACAGATATCCTCCGAATCTTTCACTGCTCTGCTGCTAAGTGATAGCCAAAGAATCTTCCGTGGTGTGTTCGAGGCACTTTTGAAATGCAGCATAGAaagttttacatttaaaacaaaacaaaacaaaacaaaaaacaatgaacCTGCAGACCACAGTAATAAAACTAACAAAATGCTAACAGCTACCTACCGTTCTCTCTTCATTAATATAAAAAAGTGTAAGTTCAGAGATCCAGTGTACAAATACAAAAGTTGTGCATAATAAATGTACTATAATACTGTACATACAGCATAAACCGTTCAAAGAGAATGATTTAAATATACTTATTTGTCTCCTGACTTGGAAGACAGAAGAATAAAGTTCTGTAATGCTAGAATATGTGTATAAACACTTTCTGAGAGCCTGGATCGCTAGCCAATGGTATCCCTGAAAATAAGCAGAGCCAAATATTTACTCAGTAGAAGCAATTATTCAAGGGGTTGCTGGTTATGATAAACGAGGAGAAAAACACAATATTTAAACTCAACCAACATCAAATCCAGACAGAGTTCTTCCCGTCTCCTGATTTGCTACTGGCACTGCTTTTGTTTGAGCCTGCTTTGGACTTCTTCTCTCTGGAACTGCTGGGATTGTTTTGGTTGTTATAAGCCTGGATCGCAAGGTCCAGGCGTTCCTGAGCCACTTTAATTTCCCTCTGCAGATTTTCAAGGTCGGCTGGAATGTTCTCTTCATTGCTTCCATACTGCTGTTCCTGAGCTATATTGGCTTTGTTCTGTTTGTAGGCCATTTTGGCATTGGACAATTCAGTATACTGGATTTGATCCGGCTTGACCGCAATGTTATAGCCAGGAGGAGCAGATGGTGTGTTCCAAGTAAAAGGGTAGTTATAGGTACCAGAGTCTTCCAGCTCTCTTCTTTTGTTGTTTAACGTGTCCCGGATTGTGCCAAATCCCAAATGGAGCATCTCCCAAACattcaaaagcaaacacagacagCTCACACCATACATTATTAGTAGGAAAATGGTCTTTTCGGTTGGCCTTGAAATAAAACAATCTATCTTGTGCGGGCACGGCTTCCGACTACACACAAATACGGGGCTGACCTCAAAACCGTACAAAAAATACTGACCCACAAGAAAACCAATTTCAAACGTAGTCCTTGCAAGAAGCTGCAGCACATAAATTTTCATGAGTCCATCTTCACGAATCCGCCGCCTGCCATCATGCTTAGCTttggcaggggcctgctgctctTTGTTCTCCCGCTCACTTTCCAGCTCTATTTCTGGGTACATCATCGGGTCTTCCTCATGATCCTCCTCGGCTTCCTCTAAGCCACGGTGTTGTTTCCAGCGCATCGAGAAACTTTTGCTTCTGATTCTTCTGTCAGCTTCGCTGTGTTCCACCATCCGGGCAATTTTATGAATTGCGTAGCCTAAATACATCACAGATGGAGTGGCTACAAGAATGATCTGAAACACCCAAAATCTCACATGTGAAAGAGGCGCAAAAGCATCGTAACAAAC
This genomic window contains:
- the GJC1 gene encoding gap junction gamma-1 protein, translated to MSWSFLTRLLEEIHNHSTFVGKIWLTVLIVFRIVLTAVGGESIYYDEQSKFVCNTEQPGCENVCYDAFAPLSHVRFWVFQIILVATPSVMYLGYAIHKIARMVEHSEADRRIRSKSFSMRWKQHRGLEEAEEDHEEDPMMYPEIELESERENKEQQAPAKAKHDGRRRIREDGLMKIYVLQLLARTTFEIGFLVGQYFLYGFEVSPVFVCSRKPCPHKIDCFISRPTEKTIFLLIMYGVSCLCLLLNVWEMLHLGFGTIRDTLNNKRRELEDSGTYNYPFTWNTPSAPPGYNIAVKPDQIQYTELSNAKMAYKQNKANIAQEQQYGSNEENIPADLENLQREIKVAQERLDLAIQAYNNQNNPSSSREKKSKAGSNKSSASSKSGDGKNSVWI